A single window of Archangium gephyra DNA harbors:
- a CDS encoding helix-turn-helix domain-containing protein, with translation MSSVEAGLREFIRALVREELAALHGDAAHRELVQAGPPSSTTPEAQPPLDKAVYTAEEVARLLGCSPKAVYAKVSRGQLPGAFRVGRSLRFRGSELLPFILEGRVPSPRRSWR, from the coding sequence GTGTCCAGCGTAGAGGCCGGGTTGCGCGAGTTCATCCGCGCCCTGGTGCGAGAGGAGCTGGCGGCGCTCCACGGGGATGCAGCTCACCGCGAGCTGGTGCAGGCGGGTCCTCCGAGCAGCACCACTCCAGAGGCCCAGCCCCCGTTGGACAAGGCCGTCTACACCGCCGAGGAGGTGGCCCGCCTTCTCGGGTGCAGCCCCAAGGCCGTGTACGCGAAGGTCTCGCGGGGCCAGCTTCCAGGCGCGTTCCGCGTGGGCCGCTCGCTGCGGTTTCGCGGGAGCGAGCTGTTACCGTTCATTCTCGAAGGGCGTGTGCCGTCGCCGAGGAGGTCTTGGCGATGA
- a CDS encoding tyrosine-type recombinase/integrase codes for MLKEFAPRFIDGDARANRQKPSTITSKESLLRLYLLPRFGERRLDEVTNEDIQHLKAELRDLSTKTVNNVLTVFNRLLKVAVEWGVLDKMPATIKLLKAPKPTMAFYDFAEYERLVEAAGKLDWRIQLMVLLGGDAGLRSGEIIALEWPDIDFRRGQLHIRQAEWRGHVTVPKGGRDRRVPMTKRLAALLAANRHLREARVLYRDDGEPVARATVSRWMKKAQTRAGLPVTGALHILRHTFCSRLAMRGAPAKAIQELAGHESLTTTQRYMHLTPAAKDAAISLLDTAGPQLSGDLLETGSATPGKAGGGQKAKGPEPCDSGPFYWRGVRDLNPWPPA; via the coding sequence ATGTTGAAGGAGTTCGCCCCCAGGTTCATCGACGGGGACGCCAGGGCCAATCGGCAGAAGCCCAGCACCATCACCAGCAAGGAGTCCCTGTTGCGGCTCTACCTGCTGCCGCGCTTCGGTGAGCGGCGGCTGGACGAGGTGACGAACGAGGACATCCAGCACCTCAAGGCGGAACTGCGCGACCTGTCCACCAAGACGGTGAACAACGTCCTCACGGTGTTCAACCGGCTGTTGAAGGTGGCCGTGGAGTGGGGCGTGCTCGACAAGATGCCCGCGACCATCAAGCTGTTGAAGGCGCCCAAGCCCACCATGGCCTTCTACGACTTCGCCGAGTACGAGCGGCTGGTGGAGGCGGCGGGCAAGTTGGACTGGCGCATTCAGCTCATGGTGCTCCTCGGGGGCGATGCTGGGCTGCGCAGCGGGGAGATCATCGCGTTGGAGTGGCCGGACATCGACTTCCGCCGGGGCCAGCTCCACATCCGGCAGGCCGAGTGGCGAGGCCACGTCACCGTGCCCAAGGGCGGACGAGATCGCCGGGTGCCGATGACGAAGCGGCTGGCGGCGTTGTTAGCGGCCAACCGTCACCTGCGAGAGGCCCGGGTGCTCTACCGCGACGACGGCGAGCCCGTGGCCAGGGCCACCGTCTCCCGTTGGATGAAGAAGGCACAGACACGGGCCGGGCTGCCGGTCACCGGGGCGCTGCACATCCTCCGGCACACCTTCTGCTCACGGCTGGCGATGCGCGGGGCTCCTGCCAAGGCCATCCAGGAGCTGGCGGGCCACGAGAGCCTCACCACCACCCAGCGGTACATGCACCTCACCCCGGCGGCGAAGGACGCGGCCATCAGCCTGCTGGACACAGCGGGCCCCCAGCTTTCTGGAGACCTGCTGGAGACGGGCTCCGCGACGCCGGGAAAGGCAGGTGGGGGCCAAAAGGCGAAGGGCCCGGAACCTTGCGATTCCGGGCCCTTCTATTGGCGAGGAGTACGGGACTTGAACCCGTGGCCTCCGGCGTGA
- the hemE gene encoding uroporphyrinogen decarboxylase has protein sequence MNDRLLRAARRQPTDTTPVWLMRQAGRYLPEYRAIRGNIGFLDLCKNPDLAAEVTVQPITRLGVDAAIIFSDILIPVEAMGIELELGDKGPHFPNPVRTAADIERLGVPDPVQGTGFVAEAIRRTRRALNDSVPVIGFCGAPFTLAAYMVEGGGSKSYILIKRLLFEQPKLAHTLFEKLTSTLIPYLLMQVEAGASIVQIFDSWGGELSPWDYERFCLPYLTRMVKEVQAKGVPVIVFGTGMSNHLPLLKRTGADVVGQDWRTPIDEARRVLGPDVAVQGNLDPLHLFLPHEELEQRVVDILRRAGPVGHIFNLGHGILPPTDPDAAKFMVDAVHKHGAALRQGT, from the coding sequence TTGAACGACCGCCTCCTGCGAGCCGCCCGCCGCCAGCCCACCGACACCACCCCCGTGTGGCTCATGCGCCAGGCCGGCCGCTACCTCCCCGAGTACCGAGCCATCCGCGGCAACATCGGCTTTCTCGACCTGTGCAAGAACCCGGACCTCGCCGCCGAGGTCACCGTCCAGCCCATCACCCGGCTGGGCGTGGACGCCGCCATCATCTTCTCGGACATCCTCATCCCCGTGGAGGCCATGGGGATCGAGCTGGAGCTCGGGGACAAGGGGCCGCACTTCCCCAATCCCGTGCGCACCGCCGCGGACATCGAGCGGCTGGGCGTGCCCGATCCCGTCCAGGGCACCGGCTTCGTCGCCGAGGCCATCCGCCGCACCCGCCGCGCGCTCAACGACTCGGTGCCCGTCATCGGCTTCTGCGGCGCGCCCTTCACCCTCGCCGCGTACATGGTCGAGGGTGGCGGCTCCAAGAGCTACATCCTCATCAAGCGGCTTCTCTTCGAGCAGCCGAAGCTCGCTCACACCCTCTTCGAGAAGCTGACGAGCACGCTCATCCCCTACCTGCTGATGCAGGTGGAGGCCGGCGCGAGCATCGTGCAGATCTTCGACTCGTGGGGCGGGGAGCTGTCGCCCTGGGACTACGAGCGCTTCTGTCTGCCGTACCTCACGCGCATGGTGAAGGAAGTGCAGGCCAAGGGCGTGCCCGTCATCGTCTTCGGCACCGGTATGTCCAACCACCTGCCGCTGCTCAAGCGCACCGGTGCGGATGTTGTCGGGCAGGACTGGCGCACGCCCATTGACGAGGCCCGGCGCGTGCTCGGGCCGGACGTGGCGGTGCAGGGCAATCTGGATCCGCTCCACCTCTTCCTGCCGCACGAGGAGCTGGAGCAGCGCGTGGTGGACATCCTCCGCCGCGCCGGGCCCGTGGGGCACATCTTCAACCTGGGCCACGGCATCCTCCCGCCCACGGATCCGGACGCCGCGAAGTTCATGGTGGACGCCGTGCACAAGCACGGTGCGGCCCTCCGCCAGGGGACCTGA
- the fadI gene encoding acetyl-CoA C-acyltransferase FadI, which yields MAREKQRNGHRRVAIVRGLRTPFVKAGTDFAKLTALDLGRMVVQELVQRADIDPQEIDQVVFGQVIPTLTAPSIAREVVLAAGLPRKIEAFTVARACATSIQAMTTAANAISVGEADVALVGGTESMSDAPIFTSRPLAQALVAASKARSLPEKLKAFQTLKPRDLVPVPPAIAEYSTGLTMGESAEKMAKENGISRQEQDSIAFTSHQNAARAWKDGFFDAQVMHVVVPPKYEKVSQKDNIVREDTSLEALAQLRPVFDRKYGSVTAGNASPLTDGAAALLLMSEEKAKALGLEPLGYLRAHAYAATDPGDQLLQGPAYAAPIALERAGMKLSDIDLVEMHEAFAAQVASNIQALASKEFARKAGWSAPVGEVDRTRLNLSGGSISIGHPFGATGARIVTQALHELKRQNKNTVLCTVCAAGGLGAAVVLERA from the coding sequence ATGGCTCGCGAGAAGCAGCGTAACGGTCACCGCAGGGTGGCCATCGTCCGCGGATTGCGGACGCCCTTCGTGAAGGCGGGAACCGACTTCGCGAAGCTCACCGCGCTGGACCTGGGCCGCATGGTGGTCCAGGAGCTGGTGCAGCGCGCGGACATCGATCCCCAGGAGATTGATCAGGTGGTGTTCGGCCAGGTCATCCCCACGCTCACCGCGCCGTCCATCGCGCGCGAGGTGGTGCTGGCCGCGGGGCTGCCGCGCAAGATTGAAGCGTTCACCGTGGCGCGCGCCTGTGCCACCTCCATCCAGGCCATGACGACGGCGGCCAACGCCATCTCGGTGGGCGAGGCGGACGTGGCGCTCGTGGGGGGCACCGAGTCCATGTCGGACGCGCCCATCTTCACCAGCCGTCCGCTGGCCCAGGCGCTGGTGGCCGCCTCCAAGGCGCGCAGCCTTCCGGAGAAGCTCAAGGCCTTCCAGACGCTCAAGCCGCGCGACCTGGTGCCCGTGCCCCCGGCCATCGCCGAGTACTCCACCGGCCTCACCATGGGCGAGAGCGCCGAGAAGATGGCCAAGGAGAATGGCATCTCCCGCCAGGAGCAGGACTCCATCGCCTTCACCTCGCACCAGAACGCCGCGCGCGCCTGGAAGGACGGCTTCTTCGACGCCCAGGTGATGCACGTCGTGGTGCCGCCCAAATACGAGAAGGTGTCGCAGAAGGACAACATCGTCCGCGAGGACACCAGCCTGGAGGCCCTTGCCCAGCTGCGGCCCGTGTTCGATCGCAAGTACGGCTCCGTCACCGCCGGCAACGCCTCGCCGCTCACCGACGGCGCCGCCGCGCTGCTGCTCATGAGCGAGGAGAAGGCGAAGGCGCTCGGTCTGGAGCCGCTCGGCTACCTGCGTGCCCATGCCTATGCCGCCACCGACCCGGGAGATCAGCTGCTCCAGGGCCCGGCGTACGCGGCTCCCATCGCGCTGGAGCGCGCGGGCATGAAGCTCTCGGACATCGACCTGGTGGAGATGCACGAGGCCTTCGCCGCGCAGGTGGCCAGCAACATCCAGGCGCTGGCGTCCAAGGAGTTCGCCCGGAAGGCCGGCTGGAGCGCGCCGGTGGGCGAGGTGGACCGCACGCGCCTGAACCTGTCGGGTGGCTCGATCTCCATCGGCCATCCCTTCGGGGCCACGGGGGCGCGCATCGTCACCCAGGCCCTGCATGAGCTGAAACGTCAGAACAAGAACACGGTGCTGTGCACCGTCTGCGCCGCCGGTGGCCTCGGAGCCGCGGTGGTCCTGGAGCGTGCGTGA
- the fadJ gene encoding fatty acid oxidation complex subunit alpha FadJ, whose translation MAAMIAQELEAKQGFTYQVEDGVALLVLDLPGEAVNTLSPETGEVFASLLTRAEKDPAVKAVVFISGKKDSFVAGAKIDFLQTLKSAAEATAASRQGQQGFDRLEAFSKPVVAAIHGACLGGGLEWALACDYRIATDSPKTTLGLPEVQLGLIPGAGGTQRLPALIGVQAALDLILTGKNVKPSKAKKLGLVDEVVPAPILRTLAVRRARELAEGLKVERPRGQGLKAVAQQGKKGLGGLLLGLTNKEMWTEVALEDNPVGRKILFDQARKQLRKKTRGKYPAPEKALEAIRVGVESGRAAGLEAEARFFGELVVSDVSKRLVEIFFATTALKKENGTASADVKPREVKKVGVLGGGLMGGGIAYVSSALQGVPVRVKDKDDAGVGRALKQVQGLYDERVKKRSLTWREAASKMALVTGGTGYEGFKSVDVVIEAVFEDLALKHRIMGEVELVTREDCIFASNTSSIPITELAKGSRRPAQVIGMHYFSPVNKMPLLEIITHKGTADWVTATCVEVGKKQGKTVIVVNDGPGFYTSRILAPYMNEAAHLLADGADIAELDKALVEFGFPVGPITLLDEVGIDVAQKVGPIMETAFGKRMAAPRALEKVVADGRLGRKNKKGFYTYDGKKKEVDPTVYELLPHGKNRKSLDAREMAERCALQMVNEAVRCLGEGILRSARDGDVGAIFGLGFPPFLGGPFRYADSLGPAELLRRLEHFQDKYGERFTPAPSLVDMVKAGKTFYPR comes from the coding sequence ATGGCTGCGATGATTGCTCAGGAGCTCGAGGCGAAGCAGGGCTTCACCTACCAGGTCGAGGACGGTGTCGCGCTCCTCGTGTTGGACCTGCCGGGCGAGGCGGTGAACACGCTCTCCCCGGAGACGGGCGAGGTGTTCGCGAGTCTGCTCACCCGCGCGGAGAAGGACCCCGCGGTGAAGGCGGTCGTCTTCATCTCCGGCAAGAAGGACAGCTTCGTGGCCGGAGCGAAGATCGACTTCCTCCAGACGCTCAAGTCGGCCGCCGAGGCCACCGCCGCTTCGCGTCAGGGGCAGCAGGGCTTCGACAGGCTGGAGGCGTTCTCCAAGCCGGTGGTGGCGGCCATCCACGGCGCGTGCCTGGGCGGCGGCCTGGAGTGGGCGCTCGCCTGTGACTACCGCATCGCCACCGACAGCCCGAAGACGACGCTCGGGTTGCCCGAGGTGCAGCTGGGCCTCATCCCGGGCGCCGGTGGCACCCAGCGGCTGCCGGCCCTCATCGGCGTGCAGGCCGCGTTGGACCTCATTCTCACCGGCAAGAACGTGAAGCCGTCCAAGGCGAAGAAGCTGGGCCTGGTGGACGAGGTGGTGCCCGCGCCCATCCTCCGCACCCTGGCCGTGCGCCGCGCCCGCGAGCTGGCCGAGGGCCTGAAGGTGGAGCGTCCCCGGGGCCAGGGCCTCAAGGCGGTGGCGCAGCAGGGCAAGAAGGGCCTGGGCGGACTGCTGCTGGGGCTGACCAACAAGGAGATGTGGACCGAGGTCGCGCTCGAGGACAACCCGGTGGGCCGGAAGATCCTCTTCGACCAGGCGCGCAAGCAGCTGCGCAAGAAGACGCGCGGCAAGTACCCGGCGCCGGAGAAGGCGCTCGAGGCCATCCGCGTTGGCGTGGAGTCCGGCCGCGCGGCGGGCCTGGAGGCCGAGGCCCGGTTCTTCGGCGAGCTGGTGGTGTCCGACGTCTCCAAGCGGCTGGTGGAGATCTTCTTCGCCACCACCGCGCTCAAGAAGGAGAACGGCACGGCCAGCGCGGACGTGAAGCCCCGCGAGGTGAAGAAGGTGGGTGTGCTCGGCGGCGGTCTGATGGGCGGTGGCATCGCCTACGTCAGCTCGGCGCTGCAGGGCGTGCCGGTGCGCGTGAAGGACAAGGACGACGCGGGCGTGGGCCGGGCCCTCAAGCAGGTGCAGGGCCTCTACGATGAGCGGGTGAAGAAGCGCTCGCTCACGTGGCGCGAGGCGGCCTCGAAGATGGCGCTCGTCACCGGCGGCACCGGCTACGAGGGCTTCAAGAGCGTGGACGTGGTCATCGAGGCCGTCTTCGAGGACCTGGCCCTCAAGCACCGCATCATGGGCGAGGTGGAGCTCGTCACCCGCGAGGACTGCATCTTCGCCTCCAACACCTCCAGCATCCCCATCACCGAGCTGGCCAAGGGCTCGCGGCGGCCCGCGCAGGTCATCGGCATGCATTACTTCAGCCCGGTGAACAAGATGCCGCTGCTGGAGATCATCACCCACAAGGGCACCGCCGACTGGGTGACGGCCACCTGCGTGGAGGTGGGCAAGAAGCAGGGCAAGACGGTCATCGTCGTCAACGACGGGCCGGGCTTCTACACCTCGCGCATCCTCGCGCCGTACATGAACGAGGCCGCGCACCTGCTGGCCGATGGCGCCGACATCGCCGAGCTGGACAAGGCACTCGTGGAGTTCGGCTTCCCCGTGGGCCCCATCACCCTGCTGGACGAGGTGGGCATCGACGTGGCGCAGAAGGTGGGCCCCATCATGGAGACCGCCTTCGGCAAGCGCATGGCCGCGCCCCGCGCCCTGGAGAAGGTGGTGGCCGACGGACGGCTCGGCCGCAAGAACAAGAAGGGCTTCTACACCTACGACGGCAAGAAGAAGGAGGTGGACCCCACCGTCTACGAGCTCCTGCCGCACGGGAAGAACCGCAAGAGCCTCGACGCGCGCGAGATGGCCGAGCGGTGCGCCCTCCAGATGGTGAACGAGGCGGTGCGCTGCCTCGGCGAGGGGATTCTCCGCAGCGCGCGGGACGGCGACGTGGGCGCCATCTTCGGGCTCGGCTTCCCGCCGTTCCTCGGAGGCCCCTTCCGCTACGCGGACAGCCTCGGCCCCGCCGAGCTGCTGCGGCGCCTGGAGCACTTCCAGGACAAGTACGGCGAGCGCTTCACCCCCGCGCCGTCCCTCGTGGACATGGTGAAGGCGGGCAAGACGTTCTACCCGCGCTAG
- a CDS encoding CocE/NonD family hydrolase: protein MHLMFRSFLVLVLVALAGPARAQAAKPQPPTAESERADYIRSRYTKFEYRLPTRDGTRLFTSVYIPNDASPGKRYPILLTRTPYSVAPYGQDRYARGLGPTAEYEKQGFIFALQDVRGRNMSEGEFINVRPHLAKKSGPKDIDESTDTYDTIEWLVKNVPGNNGRVGQWGISYPGFYASAGVIDSHPALKAVSPQAPIADWFWDDMHRHGAFNLALSFNFFAGFGKPRPQPVANESWPRFEHGTPDGYQFFLDLGSLANADTRHFKGDIAFWKDIVAHPNYDAFWQARNLLPHLKNIKAAVLVVGGWYDTEDLYGPLRTYAAIEKQNPGISNTLVMGPWPHGGWTRGDSTSLGDVDFGFRTSALYQELELAFFKHHLKGGDKPELPEALMFETGANRWRRFDTWPPKGVREARLYFQPRGGLSYTAPASAEASFDEYVSDPSKPVPYTTELTTGWSKNYMTEDQRFASRRPDVLVYQTEPLEKDLTLAGPLEAELWVSTTGTDADWVVKLVDVNPGKMPGPVWGESEEGRHNRGGQQTLVRGEPFRGRFRDSYSEPKPFKPGEVTKVRFVINDVFHTFERGHRVMIQVQSSWFPFIDRNPQTFVPNIFEAKDEDFVRAFHRVYRSAAHPSSLKVSVLPAVDD, encoded by the coding sequence ATGCACCTCATGTTCCGCAGCTTCCTGGTGCTCGTGCTTGTGGCGCTCGCTGGTCCCGCGAGGGCCCAGGCCGCGAAGCCCCAGCCGCCCACCGCCGAGTCCGAGCGCGCCGACTACATCCGCTCGCGCTACACCAAGTTCGAGTACCGCCTTCCCACGCGCGACGGCACGAGGCTCTTCACGTCCGTCTACATCCCCAACGACGCGAGCCCCGGCAAGCGCTACCCCATCCTGCTCACGCGCACGCCCTACTCGGTGGCGCCGTACGGCCAGGACCGGTACGCACGCGGGCTCGGCCCCACCGCCGAGTACGAGAAGCAGGGCTTCATCTTCGCCTTGCAGGACGTGCGCGGCCGCAACATGTCCGAGGGCGAGTTCATCAACGTGCGCCCGCACCTGGCGAAGAAGAGCGGGCCCAAGGACATCGACGAGAGCACCGACACGTACGACACCATCGAGTGGCTGGTGAAGAACGTGCCGGGCAACAACGGCCGCGTGGGCCAGTGGGGCATCTCGTATCCGGGCTTCTACGCCTCGGCGGGCGTCATCGACTCGCACCCGGCGCTCAAGGCGGTGTCGCCGCAGGCCCCCATCGCCGACTGGTTCTGGGACGACATGCACCGCCATGGCGCCTTCAACCTGGCGCTGTCGTTCAACTTCTTCGCGGGCTTCGGCAAGCCCCGGCCGCAGCCCGTCGCCAACGAGTCCTGGCCCCGCTTCGAGCACGGCACGCCGGACGGCTACCAGTTCTTCCTCGACCTGGGCTCGCTGGCCAACGCGGACACGCGCCACTTCAAGGGCGACATCGCCTTCTGGAAGGACATCGTCGCGCACCCCAACTACGACGCCTTCTGGCAGGCGCGCAACCTCCTGCCGCACCTGAAGAACATCAAGGCCGCGGTGCTGGTGGTGGGCGGCTGGTACGACACCGAGGACCTGTACGGCCCGCTGCGCACCTACGCCGCCATCGAGAAGCAGAACCCGGGCATCTCCAACACGCTCGTCATGGGCCCGTGGCCGCACGGCGGCTGGACGCGCGGGGACAGCACCTCGCTGGGCGACGTGGACTTCGGCTTCCGCACGAGCGCGCTCTACCAGGAGTTGGAGCTCGCCTTCTTCAAGCACCACCTCAAGGGGGGCGACAAGCCGGAGCTGCCCGAGGCCCTGATGTTCGAGACGGGCGCCAACCGCTGGCGGCGCTTCGACACGTGGCCCCCCAAGGGCGTGCGCGAGGCGCGGCTCTACTTCCAGCCCAGGGGCGGCCTCTCCTACACCGCGCCCGCGTCCGCCGAGGCCTCCTTCGACGAGTACGTGAGTGACCCCAGCAAGCCGGTGCCCTACACCACGGAGCTGACGACGGGCTGGAGCAAGAACTACATGACGGAGGACCAGCGCTTCGCCTCGCGCCGGCCGGACGTGCTCGTCTACCAGACGGAGCCGCTGGAGAAGGACCTGACGCTCGCGGGCCCGCTGGAGGCCGAGCTGTGGGTGTCCACCACCGGCACCGACGCGGACTGGGTGGTGAAGCTCGTGGACGTCAACCCGGGCAAGATGCCCGGCCCCGTGTGGGGCGAGTCCGAGGAAGGCAGGCACAACCGCGGGGGCCAGCAGACGCTGGTGCGCGGCGAGCCGTTCCGCGGCCGCTTCCGCGACAGCTACAGCGAGCCCAAGCCCTTCAAGCCGGGCGAGGTGACGAAGGTGCGCTTCGTCATCAACGACGTCTTCCACACCTTCGAGCGTGGGCACCGGGTGATGATCCAGGTGCAGTCGAGCTGGTTTCCCTTCATCGACCGGAACCCGCAGACCTTCGTGCCCAACATCTTCGAGGCGAAGGACGAGGACTTCGTGCGCGCCTTCCACCGCGTGTACCGCTCGGCGGCGCACCCCAGCTCGCTCAAGGTGAGCGTGCTGCCCGCGGTGGACGACTGA
- a CDS encoding mannosyltransferase family protein, with amino-acid sequence MSRSASRTLALVILAAVLACAVSGGLAAWRFHHKNPQAPVVRLDEYVVMGWVGWDSSWYMRIAEEGYSFTPGEQSSVAFFPLYPLAIRAVEALGPDVYQAGVLVTLLCGPLAILLFLRWARFRAEEPLAFQASLLLALYPFTFFLYGVMYSDALFLLLVVGAFLLLEKGHLGLAVLLGAVATAARPVAPAVVLGLLARRLEWKRERGERWTVLDFLPVLSALGFLLYMLYLDKQFGAPFAFAEAQAGWGQEPGWRSVLKLSWFKTVFFSHANAETVSRLCLHALLTLGALVLVGPTFRKLGWGYGVYCAVLVGIPAVTTKDFMGMGRYLISAFPLFLTLALLLRDHPRVRQGILAVGAVSLVLLSAAFGLDHYIS; translated from the coding sequence ATGTCCCGCTCCGCCTCCCGCACCCTGGCCCTCGTCATCCTGGCCGCCGTCCTGGCCTGTGCCGTGTCGGGGGGGCTCGCCGCCTGGCGCTTCCACCACAAGAATCCCCAGGCCCCGGTGGTGCGGCTCGACGAGTACGTCGTCATGGGCTGGGTGGGCTGGGACTCCAGCTGGTACATGCGCATCGCCGAGGAGGGGTACAGCTTCACGCCCGGCGAGCAGAGCTCCGTGGCCTTCTTCCCGCTCTACCCCCTGGCCATCCGCGCCGTCGAGGCGCTCGGTCCGGACGTGTACCAGGCCGGGGTGCTCGTCACGCTGTTGTGTGGACCGCTCGCCATCCTCCTCTTCCTGCGCTGGGCCCGCTTCCGGGCCGAGGAGCCCCTCGCCTTCCAGGCCTCGCTGCTGCTCGCCCTCTACCCCTTCACCTTCTTCCTGTACGGGGTGATGTACTCCGACGCGCTCTTCCTCCTGCTGGTGGTGGGCGCCTTCCTCCTGCTGGAGAAGGGGCACCTGGGGCTGGCCGTGCTGCTCGGCGCGGTGGCGACGGCGGCGAGGCCCGTGGCGCCCGCGGTGGTGCTCGGCCTGCTGGCCCGCCGGCTCGAGTGGAAGCGCGAGCGGGGAGAGCGCTGGACCGTGCTCGACTTCCTGCCCGTCCTGTCCGCGCTCGGCTTCCTCCTCTACATGCTCTACCTGGACAAGCAGTTCGGCGCGCCCTTCGCCTTCGCCGAGGCCCAGGCCGGGTGGGGACAGGAGCCCGGCTGGCGCTCCGTGCTGAAGCTCTCCTGGTTCAAGACCGTCTTCTTCTCCCACGCCAACGCGGAGACGGTGTCGCGGCTGTGCCTCCATGCGCTGCTGACGCTGGGGGCGCTCGTGCTGGTGGGGCCCACCTTCCGCAAGCTGGGGTGGGGCTATGGCGTGTACTGCGCCGTGCTGGTGGGCATCCCCGCCGTGACCACCAAGGACTTCATGGGCATGGGGCGCTACCTCATCTCCGCCTTCCCCCTCTTCCTCACCCTCGCGCTGCTGTTGCGCGACCACCCGCGCGTGCGGCAGGGAATCCTCGCCGTGGGCGCCGTGTCGCTCGTCCTCCTGTCGGCCGCCTTCGGCCTGGACCACTACATCTCGTGA
- a CDS encoding class I SAM-dependent methyltransferase — protein sequence MNAPLAPALALFSHLPLSERFHVHARAFSAPLEAVASRVPAGGTVADVGCGHGLLSALLALGDSRRIVHGVDPDPRKIEWARSGPGRLPNVRAEVGTVESLAERLSGQFDAVVVSDVLYLLPVERWPGFLREARRLLRPGGRLLLKEAEGDRSWKHYKCLAQEVVMVKLLGRTKAGGALVLQPREAMEALLRQAGFTPRETVALGTGYSTPHILYVAEATAGDGAAASAP from the coding sequence GTGAACGCTCCGCTCGCTCCCGCCCTGGCGCTGTTCTCCCACCTCCCGTTGAGCGAGCGCTTCCACGTGCACGCCCGGGCCTTCTCCGCGCCGCTCGAGGCCGTCGCCTCCCGCGTGCCCGCCGGTGGCACGGTGGCGGATGTGGGATGTGGGCACGGCCTGCTCTCCGCCCTCCTGGCCCTGGGTGACTCCCGGCGCATCGTGCATGGGGTCGATCCCGACCCACGTAAAATCGAGTGGGCGCGGAGTGGCCCCGGCCGTCTGCCCAACGTGCGGGCTGAGGTGGGCACCGTGGAGTCGCTCGCCGAGCGGCTCTCCGGCCAGTTCGACGCGGTGGTGGTGAGCGACGTCCTCTATCTGCTGCCCGTGGAGCGCTGGCCCGGCTTCCTGCGCGAGGCCCGGCGCCTGCTGCGTCCCGGGGGACGGCTGCTCCTGAAGGAGGCCGAGGGGGACCGCTCCTGGAAGCACTACAAGTGCCTCGCCCAGGAGGTGGTGATGGTGAAGCTGCTCGGCCGGACGAAGGCTGGCGGCGCGCTCGTGCTCCAGCCGCGCGAGGCGATGGAGGCCCTGCTGCGTCAGGCCGGCTTCACCCCGCGCGAGACGGTGGCGCTGGGGACGGGCTACTCCACGCCCCACATCCTCTACGTGGCGGAGGCCACCGCCGGAGACGGGGCGGCTGCCAGCGCGCCGTAG